From the genome of Deinococcus sp. JMULE3, one region includes:
- the prfB gene encoding peptide chain release factor 2 (programmed frameshift), whose product MQELLEKLASLREYLDIPGKTRRLNELDRELSDPELWNDSGRARKVTQEAGTLRRVVEGYQTLNSDAQGLSEMLEMADADEREMLMEEQQSIEKRVDELYKETLFTMKHADTAAIVRVKSGAGGTESMDWAGMLTRMFMRWAERRGYKVDLIDQVDGDQAGVISSEFIIRGEKAFGMMLPEHGVHRLVRVSPFDSNNRRHTSFASVDVVPEVPEEEINIHIPDSDLRRDVFRSQGAGGQGVNTTDSAVRLTHLPTGIAVASQQTRSQIKNHEIALQILKQRLYDIEMRKREEEEAKARGEQKKIEWGSQIRSYVLDKQYIKDHRTGVMKHNPDDVLDGDLEDLQWAGLEWMAGKRVAEENSDDE is encoded by the exons ATGCAGGAACTGCTGGAAAAACTCGCGTCGCTCCGGGAGTACCTT GACATTCCCGGAAAAACACGCCGCCTGAACGAACTCGACCGTGAACTGAGCGACCCGGAACTCTGGAACGACTCTGGCCGCGCCCGCAAGGTCACGCAGGAAGCCGGGACGCTGAGGCGCGTGGTGGAGGGGTACCAGACTCTGAACTCGGATGCGCAGGGTCTCAGCGAGATGCTGGAGATGGCCGACGCCGACGAACGCGAGATGCTCATGGAGGAGCAGCAGTCCATCGAGAAGCGCGTGGACGAGCTGTACAAGGAGACGCTGTTCACCATGAAGCACGCGGACACGGCGGCGATCGTGCGCGTGAAGAGCGGTGCGGGCGGCACGGAGAGCATGGACTGGGCGGGAATGCTCACGCGGATGTTCATGCGCTGGGCCGAGCGGCGCGGGTACAAGGTGGACCTGATCGATCAGGTGGACGGCGATCAGGCGGGCGTGATCAGCAGCGAGTTCATCATCCGGGGCGAGAAGGCCTTCGGAATGATGCTGCCCGAGCACGGCGTGCACCGCCTCGTGCGCGTGTCGCCGTTCGACAGCAACAACCGCCGCCACACGTCCTTCGCGTCGGTGGACGTCGTGCCGGAGGTGCCGGAGGAGGAGATCAACATCCACATTCCGGACAGTGACCTGCGCCGCGACGTGTTCCGCTCGCAGGGTGCGGGTGGGCAGGGCGTGAACACGACCGACTCCGCCGTGCGCCTCACCCACCTGCCGACCGGGATCGCGGTGGCGTCGCAGCAGACGCGCTCGCAGATCAAGAACCATGAGATCGCCCTGCAGATCCTCAAGCAGCGCCTGTACGACATCGAGATGCGCAAGCGTGAGGAAGAGGAAGCCAAGGCGCGCGGCGAGCAGAAGAAGATCGAGTGGGGCAGCCAGATCCGCTCGTACGTGCTCGACAAGCAGTACATCAAGGACCACCGCACGGGCGTCATGAAGCACAACCCGGACGACGTGCTTGACGGGGACCTCGAGGACCTGCAGTGGGCCGGGCTGGAATGGATGGCTGGGAAGCGCGTCGCGGAGGAAAACAGCGACGACGAGTGA
- a CDS encoding serine/threonine-protein kinase yields the protein MAEASTITGYTLHRVLGRGNTSLVRLATNAQGQLVAVKIPHPETLTVQDAAERFGNEVRLTLQFRHPHLVRGFGGTPFGPNAFLAITYYPKGALNEQLAEMPDRLPLMEALRILADVTSALTYLHHQGAVHQDVKTQNVYVTDDGRAALGDLGNTYFVAQGGKTSGSPFYMAPEVYQGEETSSASDVYSLGVMMYELLGGDRPFHGHTYEELMVAHMTRFPPSLTQVNPLVPRAVGRLAELALAKRPGDRPSADRIRRALLSALGETPADEVYEEDAKPEAEAVRPMGRHAPAQVRPAAPAVPEPEAEKGARWNPFKRRK from the coding sequence ATGGCCGAGGCGAGCACCATCACCGGGTACACCCTGCACCGCGTTCTGGGGCGTGGGAACACCTCGCTGGTGCGCCTCGCGACGAACGCGCAGGGGCAGCTGGTCGCGGTGAAGATCCCGCACCCGGAGACGCTGACCGTGCAGGACGCCGCCGAACGGTTCGGGAACGAGGTGCGGTTGACGCTGCAGTTCCGCCACCCGCACCTGGTGCGCGGCTTCGGCGGCACGCCGTTCGGACCGAACGCGTTCCTGGCCATCACGTACTACCCGAAAGGCGCGCTGAACGAGCAGCTGGCCGAGATGCCGGACCGGCTGCCGCTCATGGAGGCGCTGCGGATCCTGGCGGACGTGACGTCGGCCCTGACGTACCTGCACCACCAGGGGGCAGTGCATCAGGACGTGAAGACGCAGAACGTGTACGTCACGGACGACGGGCGCGCGGCGCTGGGCGACCTGGGCAACACGTACTTCGTGGCGCAGGGCGGCAAGACCAGCGGCAGTCCGTTCTACATGGCGCCCGAGGTCTACCAGGGTGAGGAGACGAGCAGTGCCAGCGACGTGTACAGCCTGGGCGTGATGATGTACGAGCTGCTGGGCGGGGACCGGCCCTTTCACGGGCACACGTACGAGGAACTGATGGTGGCCCACATGACGCGCTTCCCCCCGTCGCTGACGCAGGTCAACCCACTGGTGCCGCGCGCGGTGGGCCGCCTGGCGGAACTGGCCCTGGCGAAACGACCGGGGGACCGCCCATCGGCGGACCGGATCCGCCGCGCACTCCTGAGCGCCCTGGGGGAAACCCCGGCGGACGAGGTGTACGAGGAGGACGCCAAACCGGAGGCAGAGGCCGTGCGGCCCATGGGTCGCCACGCCCCGGCGCAGGTACGCCCGGCGGCCCCTGCTGTTCCCGAACCTGAAGCGGAGAAGGGTGCGCGCTGGAATCCCTTCAAGCGCCGCAAGTAA